From the genome of Neodiprion pinetum isolate iyNeoPine1 chromosome 3, iyNeoPine1.2, whole genome shotgun sequence, one region includes:
- the Arc42 gene encoding short-chain specific acyl-CoA dehydrogenase, mitochondrial gives MQTTKIINFLHRTCRIQHNARTIASISSLPETHQMLYKTCRDFAEAELKPIAAKTDREHRYPEDKIQKMGELGLMGITIPESLGGTGLDYLAYAIAMEEISRGCASAGVIMSVNNSLYLGPIEKFGNQEQKEKFITGFTDGKKVGCFALSEPGNGSDAGAASTTAKLDGSTYVINGTKSWITNGFESEAVVLFATTDKSKKHKGISAVIAPKPINGLSLGKKEDKLGIRGSSTCSLIFEDCVVPKENLLGQPGMGFKIAMMTLDAGRIGIASQALGIAQASLDCAMEYASKRTAFGNSILKLQAIQQKIADMALKLDSARLLTWRASYFKDNNKPYTKEAAMAKLAASEAATFCAHQCIQILGGMGYVTDMPAERHYRDARITEIYEGTSEIQRLVIAGNLIKEYGLN, from the exons ATGCAGACGACGAAAATTATAA ATTTTCTTCATCGCACCTGCAGGATTCAACACAATGCGAGAACTATTGCCTCCATCTCATCATTGCCTGAAACCCATCAAATGCTCTACAAAACATGCAG AGACTTTGCCGAAGCAGAGTTAAAACCGATTGCGGCAAAGACTGATAGAGAACACCGCTACCCGGAAGATAAGATACAAAAGATGGGGGAGCTAGGTCTGATGGGTATAACAATCCCTGAAAGTCTAGGTGGAACAGGACTGGATTACCTGGCATATGCAATTGCCATGGAAGAGATATCGAGGGGTTGCGCAAGCGCTGGAGTTATAATGAGTGTAAACAATTCATTGTACTTGGGTCCGATAGAGAAATTTGGCAATCAGGagcaaaaagagaaatttatcACCGGGTTTACCGATGGTAAGAAAGTTGGTTGCTTTGCTCTGAGCGAACCAGGAAATGGATCAGATGCTGGGGCTGCGTCGACAACTGCAAAATTAGATGGAAGCACTTACGTAATCAATGGCACCAAGTCGTGGATCACAAATGGATTTGAATCTGAGGCTGTCGTTTTATTTGCCACCACAGACAAGTCTAAAAAGCACAAAGGAATCAGTGCTGTGATTGCACCCAAGCCAATTAATGGCCTAAGCctaggaaaaaaagaagacaaacTTGGGATTCGGGGTAGTAGCACGTGTTCTTTGATATTTGAAGACTGCGTTGTACCCAAAGAGAATCTGCTGGGTCAGCCAGGAATGGGCTTCAAAATTGCTATGATGACTCTAG ATGCTGGTCGAATAGGAATTGCCAGTCAAGCGTTAGGAATCGCGCAAGCATCTCTGGATTGTGCAATGGAATATGCATCAAAGCGCACCGCGTTTGGTAACTCTATATTGAAATTGCAAGcaattcaacaaaaaattgcTGACATGGCACTGAAACTTGATAGTGCGCGTCTTCTCACGTGGCGAGCATCTTACTTCAAGGATAACAATAAACCATACACAAAG GAAGCAGCAATGGCAAAATTAGCTGCATCTGAAGCAGCAACGTTCTGTGCGCATCAATGCATCCAAATTTTAGGAGGCATGGGGTATGTAACAGATATGCCTGCCGAACGTCATTACAGGGACGCAAGAATTACTGAAATTTATGAAGGAACTTCGGAAATACAGAGACTTGTGATCGCAGGAAACCTTATTAAAGAATATGGTCTTAATTAG
- the vib gene encoding phosphatidylinositol transfer protein alpha isoform gives MLIKEFRVTLPLTVEEYQVAQLYSVAEASKNNTGGGEGIEVLKNEPFTDYPLLGGKYSSGQYTYKIYHLASKVPAFIRLLLPKNSLEIHEEAWNAYPYCKTVITNPGYMKDNFIIMIESFHIGDVGNQNNVHELPADKLKIREVVYIDIANDPIASADYKADEDPSTFHSKKTGRGPLVGKDWKNNVQPVMTCYKLVTCEFKWFGLQTRVENFIQKAERRLFTNFHRQVFCWMDRWSGLTMADIRAIEDNTKEELDRQRHQGEVRGMRAED, from the exons ATGCTGATCAAGGAATT CCGTGTCACTCTTCCCCTCACCGTCGAAGAG TACCAGGTGGCACAACTTTACTCTGTCGCTGAGGCGAGTAAAAACAACACAGGAGGTGGAGAAGGAAtagaagttttgaaaaatgagccATTCACAGACTATCCGTTGCTTGGAGGAAAGTACTCTTCAGGGCAATACACGTATAAAATCTACCATTTAGCAAGCAAAGTGCCAGCATTCATCCGTCTCTTATTACCAAAAAACTCTTTGGAAATACATGAAGAAGCGTGGAATGCTTATCCCTACTGCAAAACAGTGATAACT AACCCAGGATACATGAAggacaattttattattatgattgaATCGTTCCACATTGGAGATGTAGGAAACCAAAATAAT gTGCACGAATTACCTgctgataaattgaaaattcgagaAGTTGTTTACATAGACATAGCTAATGATCCAATAGCAAGTGCCGATTATAAAGCGGATGAAGATCCATCTACGTTCCATTCCAAAAAGACGGGCCGAGGGCCGCTGGTTGGCAAGGACTGGAAAAATAATGTTCAGCCTGTAATGACTTGTTACAAATTGGTAACTTGTGAGTTTAAGTGGTTTGGTCTGCAGACCCGAGTTGAAAACTTTATCCAGAAGGCGGAAAGACGTTTATTTACCAATTTCCATCGACAAGTCTTCTGCTGGATGGACCGTTGGTCAGGATTAACAATGGCAGACATTAGGGCCATTGAGGATAATACTAAAGAAGAATTAGATAGA CAACGACACCAAGGCGAAGTACGAGGTATGCGGGCTGAAGATTGA
- the RpS27 gene encoding small ribosomal subunit protein eS27: MPLARDFLHPSPAEEKRRHKLKRLVQKPNSYFMDVKCPGCYAIKTIFSHAQRAVECDGCRTILCTSTGGKARLTEGCSFRKKPQC; this comes from the coding sequence ATGCCCTTGGCTCGCGATTTCCTGCATCCCAGTCCAGCTGAGGAAAAGAGGCGCCACAAGCTGAAGAGATTGGTCCAGAAGCCGAACAGTTATTTCATGGATGTCAAATGTCCTGGTTGCTATGCAATCAAGACTATCTTTTCGCACGCGCAGCGTGCTGTTGAATGTGACGGATGCCGCACCATCCTCTGCACATCTACCGGGGGCAAGGCTCGCCTCACCGAAGGATGCTCTTTCAGAAAGAAGCCCCAATGCTAA
- the AP-1-2beta gene encoding AP-1 complex subunit beta-1 isoform X1, whose protein sequence is MTDSKYFTTTKKGEIFELKSELNNDKKEKKKEAVKKVIASMTVGKDVSALFPDVVNCMQTDNLELKKLVYLYLMNYAKSQPDMAIMAVNTFVKELATSPMTKDCEDPNPLIRALAVRTMGCIRVDKITEYLCEPLRKCLKDEDPYVRKTAAVCVAKLYDINAALVEDQGFLDQLKDLLSDSNPMVVANAVAALSEINEASPSGQPLVEMNAQTINKLLTALNECTEWGQVFILDSLANYSPKDDREAQSICERITPRLAHANAAVVLSAVKVLMKLMEMLQSESDFVGTLTKKLAPPLVTLLSSEPEVQYVALRNINLIVQKRPDILKHEMKVFFVKYNDPIYVKLEKLDIMIRLASQANIAQVLSELKEYATEVDVDFVRKAVRAIGRCAIKVEPSAERCVSTLLDLIQTKVNYVVQEAIVVIKDIFRKYPNKYESIISTLCENLDTLDEPEARASMIWIIGEYAERIDNADELLESFLEGFHDENTQVQLQLLTAIVKLFLKRPTDTQELVQQVLSLATQDSDNPDLRDRGFIYWRLLSTDPAAAKEVVLAEKPLISEETDLLEPALLDELICHISSLASVYHKPPTAFVEGRAAGARKSLPARSNSNEDTVQRVPQPQSQVIPAQDSLIGDLLSMDISGPSVVTPAPTSQSGLGLDLLGGGLDGILGSNDPISAPAISQTTTGLLGDIFGFSQAPTSYIPPKVNWLPAEKGKGFDVWGTFSRKNGQISMDMTFSNKAMQPMGGFAIQLNKNSFGLTPAAPLQVGGPLNPGASIETSVILSTAGAVQRMDPLNDLQVAMKNNIGIFYFACLVPMNVFFTEDGQLDKRIFLSTWKDIPAQNEVQYTLTGVMLTADQVVQKMQQNNVFTIAKRNVEGQDMLYQSLKLTNNVWVLNELKIQPGNPNVTLSLKSRSVEVASGVFAAYDAILHS, encoded by the exons ATGACTGATTCGAAGTATTTTACAACCACGAAGAAAGGTGAAATCTTTGAGCTGAAATCTGAGTtaaacaatgataaaaaagaaaagaagaaagaagcaGTCAAAAAG GTGATTGCTTCGATGACGGTCGGAAAAGATGTCTCCGCGCTTTTTCCTGATGTTGTAAACTGCATGCAGACGGATAACCTGGAATTGAAGAAGCTGGTATACTTGTACCTGATGAACTATGCTAAAAGTCAACCCGACATGGCGATCATGGCTGTCAACACCTTTGTTAAG GAGCTAGCGACATCTCCGATGACAAAG GACTGTGAGGATCCGAACCCCCTGATCCGAGCTTTGGCTGTACGCACCATGGGCTGCATTCGAGTGGATAAGATTACTGAATACCTCTGCGAACCTCTTCGAAAGTGTTTGAAAGACGAGGATCCGTACGTACGCAAGACAGCTGCTGTTTGCGTCGCCAAGCTGTATGACATTAATGCAGCACTTGTTGAAGACCAAGGATTTCTGGATCAACTGAAGGATCTTTTATCGGACAGCAATCCTATG GTCGTTGCAAATGCTGTTGCGGCGCTATCTGAGATAAATGAAGCAAGCCCCAGTGGACAGCCGTTGGTAGAGATGAATGCGCAGACCATCAATAAGCTGCTTACAGCCTTGAACGAATGTACGGAATGGGGACAAGTTTTCATTCTTGATTCACTAGCCAACTATTCTCCAAAAGACGATCGTGAGGCACAGAGTATCTGCGAACGGATCACGCCGCGTCTCGCCCATGCAAACGCAGCAGTAGTTCTGTCTGCTGTCAAG GTTCTGATGAAGCTTATGGAAATGCTGCAATCAGAGTCTGACTTCGTTGGTACGCTGACTAAAAAATTAGCACCACCATTAGTTACCCTTCTTAGTTCCGAGCCTGAAGTTCAATATGTAGCTTTAAGGAATATCAATCTGATCGTCCAGAAAAGGCCAGATATATTGAAACATGAAATGAAGGTATTTTTTGTCAAGTACAACGATCCCATCTAtgtgaaacttgaaaaattagaTATCATGATCAGATTGGCCTCTCAAGCAAACATTGCTCAAGTTCTATCCGAGTTGAAAGAATATGCTACTGAAGTTGACGTAGATTTCGTCAGGAAAGCAGTTAGAGCCATTGGACGTTGCGCCATCAAAGTTGAACCTTCTGCTGAACGCTGCGTATCTACCTTACTGGATTTAATTCAAACAAAA GTCAATTACGTGGTCCAAGAAGCAATTGTTGTCATCAAGGACATATTCCGAAAATATCCCAACAAATACGAGAGTATAATATCAACCCTGTGTGAAAATTTGGACACTCTAGACGAGCCGGAAGCAAGAGCGTCAATGATCTGGATAATAGGCGAATACGCGGAGAGAATCGATAATGCCGATGAATTACTAGAGAGTTTCCTAGAAGGATTTCACGATGAAAATACGCAGGTACAATTGCAGCTGCTCACAGcgattgtaaaattattccTGAAGCGGCCCACCGACACTCAAGAGCTGGTACAACAAGTACTCAGTCTTGCTACTCAAGACTCCGACAATCCTGATCTTCGAGACCGTGGCTTCATTTACTGGAGATTACTCAGTACAGATCCAGCAGCTGCCAAGGAAGTCGTATTAGCGGAGAAGCCACTGATTTCCGAAGAAACTGACCTTTTGGAACCCGCGCTTCTAGATGAACTAATTTGTCACATATCCAGTCTAGCCTCTGTTTATCACAAACCACCAACAGCCTTTGTGGAGGGAAGAGCTGCTGGTGCCAGAAAATCACTTCCAGCTAGGAGCAACTCCAACGAAGATACTGTACAGCGAGTTCCGCAGCCACAGTCACAAGTTATACCTGCTCAGGATTCGCTGATCGGAGATCTCCTCAGCATGGACATTA GTGGTCCAAGCGTTGTAACACCTGCACCAACGTCGCAATCTGGATTGGGCTTAGATCTGTTGGGAGGGGGACTTGATGGTATTTTAGGTTCTAATGACCCTATCAGCGCACCCGCCATATCTCAAACCACCACTGGCCTTTTGGGCGATATATTTGGATTCAGTCAGGCACCAACGTCCTATATACCACCTAAAGTGAATTGGCTGCCAGCTGAGAAAGGAAAGGGATTCGATGTTTGGGGGACGTTTTCGAGAAA GAACGGACAAATCAGTATGGATATGACATTCTCTAATAAAGCAATGCAGCCCATGGGAGGATTTGCAATTCAACTCAACAAAAACAGCTTTGGTTTAACGCCAGCTGCACCATTGCAAGTCGGTGGTCCTCTTAACCCGGGTGCTAGTATTGAAACAAGCGTTATCCTGTCAACGGCTGGTGCTGTGCAGCGAATGGATCCTTTGAATGATCTGCAAGTTGCGATGAAGAATAACATTGGCATCTTCTATTTTGCTTGTCTTGTACCAATGAACGTGTTCTTCACTGAAGATGGACAGTTGgataaaagaattttcttaTCCACTTGGAAAGATATTCCAGCTCAAAATGAG GTACAATACACGTTGACTGGAGTTATGCTCACTGCCGATCAGGTAGTACAGAAGATGCAACAAAATAACGTGTTTACAATAGCCAAAAGAAACGTTGAAGGGCAAGATATGCTTTATCAATCCCTCAAGCTGACCAATAACGTCTGGGTTCTTAACGAACTCAAAATTCAACCAGGCAACCCTAATGTCACA CTGTCACTAAAGTCACGATCTGTGGAGGTGGCGTCAGGAGTCTTTGCCGCTTATGATGCGATTCTGCATTCGTGA
- the AP-1-2beta gene encoding AP-1 complex subunit beta-1 isoform X2, with translation MTDSKYFTTTKKGEIFELKSELNNDKKEKKKEAVKKVIASMTVGKDVSALFPDVVNCMQTDNLELKKLVYLYLMNYAKSQPDMAIMAVNTFVKDCEDPNPLIRALAVRTMGCIRVDKITEYLCEPLRKCLKDEDPYVRKTAAVCVAKLYDINAALVEDQGFLDQLKDLLSDSNPMVVANAVAALSEINEASPSGQPLVEMNAQTINKLLTALNECTEWGQVFILDSLANYSPKDDREAQSICERITPRLAHANAAVVLSAVKVLMKLMEMLQSESDFVGTLTKKLAPPLVTLLSSEPEVQYVALRNINLIVQKRPDILKHEMKVFFVKYNDPIYVKLEKLDIMIRLASQANIAQVLSELKEYATEVDVDFVRKAVRAIGRCAIKVEPSAERCVSTLLDLIQTKVNYVVQEAIVVIKDIFRKYPNKYESIISTLCENLDTLDEPEARASMIWIIGEYAERIDNADELLESFLEGFHDENTQVQLQLLTAIVKLFLKRPTDTQELVQQVLSLATQDSDNPDLRDRGFIYWRLLSTDPAAAKEVVLAEKPLISEETDLLEPALLDELICHISSLASVYHKPPTAFVEGRAAGARKSLPARSNSNEDTVQRVPQPQSQVIPAQDSLIGDLLSMDISGPSVVTPAPTSQSGLGLDLLGGGLDGILGSNDPISAPAISQTTTGLLGDIFGFSQAPTSYIPPKVNWLPAEKGKGFDVWGTFSRKNGQISMDMTFSNKAMQPMGGFAIQLNKNSFGLTPAAPLQVGGPLNPGASIETSVILSTAGAVQRMDPLNDLQVAMKNNIGIFYFACLVPMNVFFTEDGQLDKRIFLSTWKDIPAQNEVQYTLTGVMLTADQVVQKMQQNNVFTIAKRNVEGQDMLYQSLKLTNNVWVLNELKIQPGNPNVTLSLKSRSVEVASGVFAAYDAILHS, from the exons ATGACTGATTCGAAGTATTTTACAACCACGAAGAAAGGTGAAATCTTTGAGCTGAAATCTGAGTtaaacaatgataaaaaagaaaagaagaaagaagcaGTCAAAAAG GTGATTGCTTCGATGACGGTCGGAAAAGATGTCTCCGCGCTTTTTCCTGATGTTGTAAACTGCATGCAGACGGATAACCTGGAATTGAAGAAGCTGGTATACTTGTACCTGATGAACTATGCTAAAAGTCAACCCGACATGGCGATCATGGCTGTCAACACCTTTGTTAAG GACTGTGAGGATCCGAACCCCCTGATCCGAGCTTTGGCTGTACGCACCATGGGCTGCATTCGAGTGGATAAGATTACTGAATACCTCTGCGAACCTCTTCGAAAGTGTTTGAAAGACGAGGATCCGTACGTACGCAAGACAGCTGCTGTTTGCGTCGCCAAGCTGTATGACATTAATGCAGCACTTGTTGAAGACCAAGGATTTCTGGATCAACTGAAGGATCTTTTATCGGACAGCAATCCTATG GTCGTTGCAAATGCTGTTGCGGCGCTATCTGAGATAAATGAAGCAAGCCCCAGTGGACAGCCGTTGGTAGAGATGAATGCGCAGACCATCAATAAGCTGCTTACAGCCTTGAACGAATGTACGGAATGGGGACAAGTTTTCATTCTTGATTCACTAGCCAACTATTCTCCAAAAGACGATCGTGAGGCACAGAGTATCTGCGAACGGATCACGCCGCGTCTCGCCCATGCAAACGCAGCAGTAGTTCTGTCTGCTGTCAAG GTTCTGATGAAGCTTATGGAAATGCTGCAATCAGAGTCTGACTTCGTTGGTACGCTGACTAAAAAATTAGCACCACCATTAGTTACCCTTCTTAGTTCCGAGCCTGAAGTTCAATATGTAGCTTTAAGGAATATCAATCTGATCGTCCAGAAAAGGCCAGATATATTGAAACATGAAATGAAGGTATTTTTTGTCAAGTACAACGATCCCATCTAtgtgaaacttgaaaaattagaTATCATGATCAGATTGGCCTCTCAAGCAAACATTGCTCAAGTTCTATCCGAGTTGAAAGAATATGCTACTGAAGTTGACGTAGATTTCGTCAGGAAAGCAGTTAGAGCCATTGGACGTTGCGCCATCAAAGTTGAACCTTCTGCTGAACGCTGCGTATCTACCTTACTGGATTTAATTCAAACAAAA GTCAATTACGTGGTCCAAGAAGCAATTGTTGTCATCAAGGACATATTCCGAAAATATCCCAACAAATACGAGAGTATAATATCAACCCTGTGTGAAAATTTGGACACTCTAGACGAGCCGGAAGCAAGAGCGTCAATGATCTGGATAATAGGCGAATACGCGGAGAGAATCGATAATGCCGATGAATTACTAGAGAGTTTCCTAGAAGGATTTCACGATGAAAATACGCAGGTACAATTGCAGCTGCTCACAGcgattgtaaaattattccTGAAGCGGCCCACCGACACTCAAGAGCTGGTACAACAAGTACTCAGTCTTGCTACTCAAGACTCCGACAATCCTGATCTTCGAGACCGTGGCTTCATTTACTGGAGATTACTCAGTACAGATCCAGCAGCTGCCAAGGAAGTCGTATTAGCGGAGAAGCCACTGATTTCCGAAGAAACTGACCTTTTGGAACCCGCGCTTCTAGATGAACTAATTTGTCACATATCCAGTCTAGCCTCTGTTTATCACAAACCACCAACAGCCTTTGTGGAGGGAAGAGCTGCTGGTGCCAGAAAATCACTTCCAGCTAGGAGCAACTCCAACGAAGATACTGTACAGCGAGTTCCGCAGCCACAGTCACAAGTTATACCTGCTCAGGATTCGCTGATCGGAGATCTCCTCAGCATGGACATTA GTGGTCCAAGCGTTGTAACACCTGCACCAACGTCGCAATCTGGATTGGGCTTAGATCTGTTGGGAGGGGGACTTGATGGTATTTTAGGTTCTAATGACCCTATCAGCGCACCCGCCATATCTCAAACCACCACTGGCCTTTTGGGCGATATATTTGGATTCAGTCAGGCACCAACGTCCTATATACCACCTAAAGTGAATTGGCTGCCAGCTGAGAAAGGAAAGGGATTCGATGTTTGGGGGACGTTTTCGAGAAA GAACGGACAAATCAGTATGGATATGACATTCTCTAATAAAGCAATGCAGCCCATGGGAGGATTTGCAATTCAACTCAACAAAAACAGCTTTGGTTTAACGCCAGCTGCACCATTGCAAGTCGGTGGTCCTCTTAACCCGGGTGCTAGTATTGAAACAAGCGTTATCCTGTCAACGGCTGGTGCTGTGCAGCGAATGGATCCTTTGAATGATCTGCAAGTTGCGATGAAGAATAACATTGGCATCTTCTATTTTGCTTGTCTTGTACCAATGAACGTGTTCTTCACTGAAGATGGACAGTTGgataaaagaattttcttaTCCACTTGGAAAGATATTCCAGCTCAAAATGAG GTACAATACACGTTGACTGGAGTTATGCTCACTGCCGATCAGGTAGTACAGAAGATGCAACAAAATAACGTGTTTACAATAGCCAAAAGAAACGTTGAAGGGCAAGATATGCTTTATCAATCCCTCAAGCTGACCAATAACGTCTGGGTTCTTAACGAACTCAAAATTCAACCAGGCAACCCTAATGTCACA CTGTCACTAAAGTCACGATCTGTGGAGGTGGCGTCAGGAGTCTTTGCCGCTTATGATGCGATTCTGCATTCGTGA
- the LOC124215107 gene encoding peptidyl-tRNA hydrolase 2, mitochondrial isoform X3: MEVLRMLLDFGLDYKFLLGLGIGFSYSIFKLLRNSSSSKSDLDEQHNVIFSDADSNYKLVLVIRTDLKMGKGKVAAQCSHAAVAAYKLATKHPQILREWDDCGQAKITLKVDSEVALLELAKHAKAIGLLSNVVRDAGRTQIASGSRTVCGIGPGPEELIDQGCA; encoded by the exons ATGGAAGTACTACGAATGTTACTTGACTTTGGGTTGGATTATAAATTCCTCCTGGGTTTGGGAATAGGATTTAGTTACAGTATATTCAAGTTGCTACGAAACAGCTCTAGCAGTAAGTCTGATTTGGACGAACAACATAACGTG ATATTTAGCGATGCTGATAGCAACTACAAGCTGGTATTGGTTATCAGAACTGACTTGAAAATGGGCAAGGGGAAAGTCGCAGCACAGTGTTCTCACGCAGCTGTCGCAGCTTATAAATTAGCTACGAAGCACCCACAAATTCTCAGGGAATGGGATGATTGCGGCCAAGCTAAAATAACATTGAAG GTGGACAGTGAAGTAGCTTTACTTGAACTAGCGAAGCATGCCAAGGCAATAGGTCTTCTATCTAACGTTGTCAGAGATGCAGGTCGAACTCAGATAGCATCTGGTAGCAGAACTGTTTGTGGGATTGGTCCAGGTCCTGAAGAATTAATAGATCAG GGTTGTGCGTAA
- the LOC124215107 gene encoding peptidyl-tRNA hydrolase 2, mitochondrial isoform X1, giving the protein MEVLRMLLDFGLDYKFLLGLGIGFSYSIFKLLRNSSSSKSDLDEQHNVIFSDADSNYKLVLVIRTDLKMGKGKVAAQCSHAAVAAYKLATKHPQILREWDDCGQAKITLKVDSEVALLELAKHAKAIGLLSNVVRDAGRTQIASGSRTVCGIGPGPEELIDQHMEKSVEY; this is encoded by the exons ATGGAAGTACTACGAATGTTACTTGACTTTGGGTTGGATTATAAATTCCTCCTGGGTTTGGGAATAGGATTTAGTTACAGTATATTCAAGTTGCTACGAAACAGCTCTAGCAGTAAGTCTGATTTGGACGAACAACATAACGTG ATATTTAGCGATGCTGATAGCAACTACAAGCTGGTATTGGTTATCAGAACTGACTTGAAAATGGGCAAGGGGAAAGTCGCAGCACAGTGTTCTCACGCAGCTGTCGCAGCTTATAAATTAGCTACGAAGCACCCACAAATTCTCAGGGAATGGGATGATTGCGGCCAAGCTAAAATAACATTGAAG GTGGACAGTGAAGTAGCTTTACTTGAACTAGCGAAGCATGCCAAGGCAATAGGTCTTCTATCTAACGTTGTCAGAGATGCAGGTCGAACTCAGATAGCATCTGGTAGCAGAACTGTTTGTGGGATTGGTCCAGGTCCTGAAGAATTAATAGATCAG CATATGGAAAAAAGTGTTGAATACTGA
- the LOC124215107 gene encoding peptidyl-tRNA hydrolase 2, mitochondrial isoform X2 — translation MEVLRMLLDFGLDYKFLLGLGIGFSYSIFKLLRNSSSSKSDLDEQHNVIFSDADSNYKLVLVIRTDLKMGKGKVAAQCSHAAVAAYKLATKHPQILREWDDCGQAKITLKVDSEVALLELAKHAKAIGLLSNVVRDAGRTQIASGSRTVCGIGPGPEELIDQVTGHLKLF, via the exons ATGGAAGTACTACGAATGTTACTTGACTTTGGGTTGGATTATAAATTCCTCCTGGGTTTGGGAATAGGATTTAGTTACAGTATATTCAAGTTGCTACGAAACAGCTCTAGCAGTAAGTCTGATTTGGACGAACAACATAACGTG ATATTTAGCGATGCTGATAGCAACTACAAGCTGGTATTGGTTATCAGAACTGACTTGAAAATGGGCAAGGGGAAAGTCGCAGCACAGTGTTCTCACGCAGCTGTCGCAGCTTATAAATTAGCTACGAAGCACCCACAAATTCTCAGGGAATGGGATGATTGCGGCCAAGCTAAAATAACATTGAAG GTGGACAGTGAAGTAGCTTTACTTGAACTAGCGAAGCATGCCAAGGCAATAGGTCTTCTATCTAACGTTGTCAGAGATGCAGGTCGAACTCAGATAGCATCTGGTAGCAGAACTGTTTGTGGGATTGGTCCAGGTCCTGAAGAATTAATAGATCAGGTGACAGGAcacttgaaattattttaa